GAGACGTTCGATGACGCTGGCCATGGTGAATGTCTTGCCCGTGCCTGTGGCGCCCAGAAGCACCTGATCGCGCACGCCCTGTCCCAGATTTTCGACCAGGGCCTGAATGGCCGTTGGCTGATCGCCTTTCGGAGAAAATTCACTGACGAGTTTGAAGCTGTTTTCCATGGATGGTATGTATTCCGGCGAATGAAGCGGTTTTGGTCTTCACTCCCGAGCGGATATATCATAGAGAAAGGGGCCTGCCGCGCGACGGCCGTGCTGGAAGAACCCGGAATCCTATACGTCGTATCCGGAAACGGGTGCTCTCGTCCAGTTCCCCCGGGGCGCCGCACTTACAATATATTACTGGGAGCAGAAAATTTTTACATTTTCGCGCCCCAGTTATAAGGACGGCCACGCTCCAGGCGGGGCCACGCGGCGATCGCCGCGGGAGCAAGAAATTTTAAACTTCTTGCTCCCAGTAATAGATAAGGAGGAGCCGATGGAAGTCTATCTGCAAACGTCCGAGACGACGCCCCCGGTGGAGCGCGTCCATTTCATCACCATGACCATCAACAGCTTCAAAGGCCGCCGGGATGTGGAAGTGCATCTTTTCCGGCCGGACTTCGATGAATCCGAGATGGAGTCCCTCGACTGGAACAAGCTGCTGGGCGACCCCATCCACCCCGAGGTGCCGGCCGATCCCGAGCTTTCCAAGCGCGTGCTCATGGAGGCGTTCACCGCAGAGGAGCGCGACCAGGTCATCGAATACATCAAGGATCGATATGCAGACCGGGTCTCCGTGGTGAACTCCGGGCCCATGGACCTGCCCGTGCCTCTGGGCCTGCCTCCACTCTCCGAACTGCCGGAAGGCAAAACCATCGGCTTCATCCGCTTCGACCAGATCCCTAATTATTCCTTGCCGTTCAGCCTGCGCGGCATGTACGATCTGGCCCAGCATGAACCCCTTGTATCGGGCGAAGACAGCTGACGCGCCCGAATTCCTCTTCAACAAACGCCGCGGCTGCGACCTGCGGCGTCATCATCTCTGCTGCTATGTCTAAAACTGCCACGCACGCCGCGAATACCGTCGGTCCTCAGGACCTGCCCGAGCCGCCTTCCAGCGGCCGTCATCCTCAGCGAATATATTACCTGGACATGCTCCGGGTTTTGGCGATTTTCGCCGTCGTCGCCATCCATGCCATAGGCCTGTCCCATATGGACACTTCAGACCTGGACGCGTGGTGGATCGGCCATACGATCATCACTTTCTCGTACTACTGCGTGCCGGTGCTTGTCATGATCTCGGGAGCGATGCTTCTTTCCCCGGGCAAGCAGATGCCGTTGCTGAAATTCTACCGCAAGCGGCTGCCCAAGATTGTCATACCGCTGGCTGTATGGTCCTTCTTCTACTATTTGTGCGACATCCACATTCACGACCGCAACTTCTGGTTTCCCACCTACTTCAAGCGCCTCATGTCCGTGGGCCTGGAGGGCCACCTCTGGTTCCTGTACATGATTACAGGCCTGTACCTGATGACGCCGTTCATCCGAGCCATGCTTTCCGAAGACGAGAAGAACAACACCATGCGTACGGCAACATCCTTTCTTCTCGTGTACGCGGTTTTCAGCACCCTGCTGTTCTTCTTCGAGGTTTATTACCAGATCCCGCCGTACAGCTTCCTCTCGGAAGCTGTTTTCTCCCTGTACATTTTCTACTTCATACTTGGTCATGTACTGCACCGGGTGGAGATCCCCCGCGCTCTGGGACTCATGCTCAGTCCGGCAGTGTTCTTCATCAGCGCAATAATCACCTATTATGGCCACTATCGCTACGCCGTTGTTCTCGAAACAACCCGGCCCTATTTTTTCAACCACGGCGCTCCCTTCATCATGCTCATGGGTGCTTCATTTTTTATTTTCTTCAAGTCGTTGCGATACAAAGACAGCCCCTTCATGAGGATCGTCATCCAGCTCTCTTCCGTTTCGTACGGAATTTACCTCTGCCACGTTCTCGTGCTCAAGTTCCTGAACGGCGAGCTGCTCCCGATTTTCGACGGAACAATTTTCTCTCCGTTCACACCTCGATCATTCGAACCCTTTCTCAGCGGCCCACTTCTGATCATCGTGGCTTATCTGCTGTCCTTGGGCATTGCCCTGGGATTCCAGCGCTCGAAGTACCTGCGCTGGATGGTGCCCTGACAGGGCACGACGCGCGGCACATAAGGACGTGCAGAGCAGACTGCTTTTGCTCATAAAAATGCAAGCGCCCCGCCAGGATTAGCCTGGCGGGGCGCTTTTGTGTGCATTCTTTCTACAGTTGTCAGCAGACCATTGAAAAAGTCATCTCGCAGGCTGTTCAAAAACGTCCGGTTGCCAGGTGTGGAAGAAAGATCACGGTGGAAACCTACTGCCAGCACGCGAGGATTTGAGAGTATTGAAACAACACAGCGAACGGACGCTTTCACCAGCCTGTCAGGGAGTGGAAGCCTCCGCCATCATGTCCCGGGTGATTATCTGTTCCAGAACCGGCTCGATGGTTTCGGCCGCCAATGCATTGCCCGCCGGGTTCCAATGGGAGTCGCGCAGGATGTACAGGGAGTTCGGCCCGCTATGGGCCTGCCTGAACGTATCCAGAAGGTCGATGTAGGGGATGCCCTCTTCATCGAGCATGTTGCGCAGGGTGACTTGCGGCAGTTCGAGATCGAACTCCTCAGCGGGCAGGCCCATGGAATCGATAACTACATTGAAGAACTCCTGGTCCACCTGGTGCTCTCCGGGCACGATGACCACCAGAAGCGTGGCGCCGCTGGCCCTGATCGAATCGTACATCGCCCGCAGCGCTGCGTGGGCACCCTCGGCCTGCTGATCGAAGTACTCTCTGAAGTCTTCATGCAGCCAACCGAGAAATGCTTTGTTCACGGTCAGGTACATTGATTCGGTATAGGAAGCCTGGTCCGGGTCGAACGGCCTGGTCTCCACCGCAAAGCCGCCATGGTCGTATTCGTCCGGCGCCATTGTCGCGGTGGGCAGGTCGTCCGCGGTTTGTTCCACGCCTTGAAGCTTGAGCACATTGTGCAGCATGCGGACAAAGGCGCTCGCTTTGTACAGAGCGCGAAAAATCGATTCGCGAAACGATGTCTCAGCGCCAATCTCTATGCCGACGTTGCGTCCTTGCTGCGTCTTCAGGGCGACGTCGTCCTGATAGTCGTTCACCGTGCAGAACGCGTGGACTACGAGGTCCGGTTCCAGAGACGCGGCCTCGATCTCCCACAACCGCTTCTGAAACTCCGGACCGGAACATGGAATGCCGAGATTGATGAGCTCAACGCGTTCACCAAACCGCTCAGAGGCCCATTGGTCGAGATGGCGCACCCAGTGGTGCTCATAGGGCAGCGGGCCGCTGTTTATGGTGAAGGAGTCACCCAGGAAAACGATCCGATAGGTGCCTTCCGGTTTTTTCCGTTCGTACTCCTTGGTCCGGAATCCTTTGGAGTTGAGGACGAACCCATAGTTTTCGGTGAACGGTTCATAACCGAAGCATGTTGCATCGAGCAGCGATTCCAGGTTGTCGATATCATCGTAGAGCACGTCGGAAATGAAATCGTGCCCCAGAAATCGCGCCTTATTGCTGACCAGCATGAATCCCCGAGCTCCGAGCTCCAGCAGGATCAACGTCACAAGCAGCAACAGCAGTAAAAAAATAGTGGTGTACAAAAACTTGCGCACTGAACCTGCCTTTCTTGCAGTCGTCCTCAATTCGTAAACGCTGCGGCCTTCGTCGATCGATTGCCCGCGCGGCTGATTGCGCCCGACGAATCATCACCTCGATGGGAACCCAATACAAGCCATCTACTAATTAATACGTAACATGCGGGGCGCGGTCAAACCACTTCTTTTGCTGTACAAACCAATCAAGAGAGACCTGTTCGACTGTTCACCACCGGGACCAGAGCCGAAGCACACCCACAGCAGCCCAGGCAAAGAATGCGCCGGCCAGAGCGAACACTACGCCATGCCATGTGGGGCGCAGCGACGTCATGCCCAGCCATACGAAGTTATGCACGGCGTAAAACCCGAACAGCCCGGCCAGGCATAGCAGCAATGCCCCGGACCGAGGGGCCCCCCGCCGCACGGCGCGTATGGCCCGGACCTCCACTCCCAGCGAAAGGACGATGCCGGCCACGGCGTAGAAACGCACTGAAGGCTGATAAAATGTAAGCGCCGGAAACAGGAGGGCGATGCTCACGAGCACGTCGCCCCAGAGCACGGCGCGCAGAAAGCCCTGGCCGGAAAACCGTGACGGATTGTTCGGCGACGAGTCGGCCGTTCCCGTACCCGACGCGCGGGCCGTGGCTTTTTCACTCGATGGTTCGGAGGGGTCTCGGGGTAGATGCATGGAGTAAAATGTATGGACTGGTTACGAGCGCGGCGGATTTTCCGGATCAGGAATCCAGGATGTCCACGGACCGCGGTAGGTTTTTTCGCGCACGGCACGGGTCAGGCGTTCATTGAATTCGCACCTCGGAATCTCGTGCGCGCCGAAGCGGAGCATGTGCGCAGTGGTCTGCTGGCAATCCATCAGATGAAAACCGCGTTCCTCCAGAAGACGCACGAGGCAGACGAGGCCCGCCTTGGAGGCGTCGTCCGCCGTGTGGAACATGGACTCGCCGAAAAAGGCACGGCCGAGAGCCACGCCGTACAAGCCGCCCACCAGTTCGCCGGCGTCGTTCCACACCTCCACGGAATGGACCAGGCCGGCGTGATGGAGCGTGGTGTAAGCCTCCAGCATTTCCGAAGTGATCCACGTGCCATACTCGCCGCGGCGGCAGACCTCGGCGCATGCTCGGATGACCCTGTCGAATGCGGTATCCAGGGTCACGGCGTAGTTGCGCTGGCGCAAGGTCCGCGTGAGCCGCCTGTTCAGTGCGAGACCGCCCGGTTCGAGAACGCAACGGGGGTCCGGAGACCACCAGAGGATGGGGCTCCCCTGATGATACCACGGAAAAATCCCCAGAGCGTACGCCGCGATGAGCCGGCGGGGGGAGAGGTCGCCCCCCACCGCCAGCAGGCCATCGGGATCCGCGCCCTGGGGATCGGGAAAACCAACCCCGGACTTGGGCAAATAGAATATTGCCACGGTGCGAACCGTGACGCCGGAGCCGTGCGGAGGACCGATGCGCGGTCCTTAGGACACGGTCTCCTTGGCGCGCTTTTGAGTCGTTTTTTTGGTCGGCTTCTTCGCGGCCTTCTTCGGCGCGCAGGAGCCTGCCGTGAACTCGAAGTCCAGGTTGTCGTCCTTGGTGCGCTTTTTCTCGGGCTTGAGCTTGATGCGCGCCGTGCCGCCCTTTTGCAGGCAGCCAAAGAGTATCTCCTGTGCGAGCCGGTCCTTGACCTCCTCCTGAAGCAGCCGACCCAGCGGACGGGCGCCGAAAGCGGGGTCGAATCCGTGCTCGGCCAGCCATGTCCGCGCCTTGGGCGCGAGCTCCAGATGCACCTTTTTCTCCTTCATCTGCTCTTCGATCTCGGCCACGAACTTCTCCACGATGCGTTCCATGATGTCCTTGGACAACGGAGCGAACGACACCATGCCGTCGAGTCGGTTGCGGAACTCGGGGCTGAAGAGCTTTTCCAGCGCCTCTTTGCCCTTGAAGCTCATGTCCTCCGTTCCCCTGGTGCCGAAGCCCAGGTTGGCGGTGGACATTTCGCGCGCGCCGGCGTTCGTGGTCATCAGCAGAATCACGTGGCGGAAATCCGCCTTGCGGCCGCTGTTGTCGGTCAGAGTGGCGTAGTCCATGACCTGCAAGAGGATGTTGAAGAGGTCCGGATGGGCCTTTTCGATCTCGTCAAGCAGAAGCACCGTGTACGGATTCTTGCGGATGGCGTCCGTAAGCAGGCCGCCCTGGTCGAACCCTACGTATCCGGGAGGAGCGCCGATGAGCCGCGCCACGGCGTGCTTCTCCATGTATTCGCTCATGTCGAAGCGCAGGAACTGCACCCCCAGAGTGGAGGCCAGCTGTTTGGCCAGCTCGGTCTTGCCCACGCCGGTGGGGCCGTACAGCAAAAACGAGCCCGTGGGCCGGCCGTGCTGCTTGAGGCCCGCGCGGGACCGCAGGATGGAGCGGCAAATTGTTTCCACCGCGCTGTCCTGGCCGTAAACCACCTGCTTCAGGTCGCTTTCCAGACTGCCCAGGCGGCTCTTGTCCGTGGCTGAGATGCGCTGGGCCGGGATGCGCGCCATGCGCGCCACGACCTTTTCAATCTCATTCACGCTCACCGTGTTCTTGGAGCCGGGGTTGAGCTTGTGCAGGGTGCCGGCCTCGTCGATCACGTCTATGGCTTTGTCCGGCAGATAGCGGTCATTGATGTGCCGCGAGGAGAGCTCCACCGCCGCCTTGATGCCGGGCAGTGTGTAGCGCACCCCGTGGTATTCCTCGTAGTAGCCGCGCAGGCCTTTGAGGATGTCCACGCACTGCTCCACCGTGGGCTCGCTGATCTCGACCTTCTGGAACCGGCGCGACAGAGCGCGATCCTTCTCGAAGTGGTTCTTGTATTCCTCGTATGTCGTGGAGCCTATGCAGCGGATGGAGCCCGAGGCCAAAAAGGGCTTGAGGATGTTCGAGGCGTCCAGGGTGCCGCCGCTGGTGGCGCCGGCGCCTACGATGGTGTGTATCTCGTCGATGAAGAGGATGGCGCCGGGGGACTTCTCCAGTTCGGAGATTACCCCTTTCATGCGCACCTCGAAATCGCCGCGGTACTTGGTGCCTGCCAGTAACGCGCCCATGTCCAGCATGTAAATCACGGCATCGTGGAACTGTTCTGGTACTTCCTCGTTCACGATGCGCAAGGCCAGGCCTTCGGCCATGGCGGTCTTGCCAACGCCGGGATCGCCCACGAAAAGCGGGTTGTTCTTGCGACGGCGGGCGAGGACCTGCACCGTGCGCTCCATTTCGGCGTCGCGGCCGATGAGCGGGTCGATGGAGCCGGCCTTGGCCCGTTCCACAAGGTTCACGGTGAATTGTTCGAGCATGGATCCGTTCTTCTTCGACTTGGACCCCGGCCCCGCGTCCACTTTGCCTTCCAGGGAGTCGTCTCCCTTCCAGCCGCCGGACTTGGGGGCGTGGTGCGAGATGTACTCGAGTATGTCCAGGCGCGTGGCGCCGTGGGATTTCAGGAAGTAGACCGCGAAGGAGTCGTCCTCGTCGAACAGAGCGGCGAGCACGTCTCCAACCTCCACCTTTTCCTTGCCGGCCGACTGCATCTGCAGAATGGCCCGCTGGAGCACGCGCTGTACGCCCAGCGTCTGGACCACCTCGGTAGAGAGCTCCGGAATGACTTCCATATGGTCCACGAAGAATCGCTCCAACTGATTCTGCAGGCGGGAGACATCCACGCCGCAGTTGGAGAGAATCTCCTTGCCCTGCTCTTCCTGGACCAGGGCGTACAGAAGGTGCTCCAGGGTAAGATATTCATGATTGCGGCGGCGAACCTCGCGCACCGCGACCGTCAGTACGTTTTCAAGTCGTTTGCTCAGCATGCAATCCTCGTCGTGCGTCCGTGGCAAAGGCCGCGTTCCGTCCTCACACTTCCTCCATGGAGGCCCGTAGAGGGAAACCCTCCCGGCGTGCACGGGAATGAACCTCGTTTATCTTGGTTTCGGCGACCTCTGCCGGATATATACCGCATGTGCCGACCCCTTTTTCGTGAATGGTCAGCATGATGTGCGTTGCTTCTGTTTCCGATTTCCGAAATATTTCCATAAGCACTCTGATGACGAAGTCCATAGTGGTGTAGTCGTCGTTGTGCAGGAGAACCTTGTACTTGCGGGGCTCCCCGACCTCTTCCTCCAGTCCGATTTCCGGTTCGAATTCAGGACGATTATACGGAGTGGTCATGGAACATACCTTTTCCAGGCTTACTTTGACTATACTGCCACACGGTGGGGATGTCGAGGGTAGCAGAAACGAATACTCGCTTCATATTCTGCACCCCGTTCGTGCATTCACTAGTATACCAGAAAACAATCGTGGTCCGAAAGGTCGCAACATTGATCAAACGTCAGGCGGTGCGTCGAAAACGAAGCTTTCGTCCGGCGGCAGGTTGTTCTCCTGCCGGTGGATTCTGTTGAGTTCATGATATGTAGCCGTGGAGGACGTGTCCAGGGAAAGCCGCAATTCTTCGGCAAGAGCCAGAATTTCTTCACGATCCCCTTCCAGTTCCACGAACCTGCCGAATGGCAGATTGTCCAGGCAGATGTGGACCCCTTCATAGACCCATTCCTCGCGGACCTTCTCGTAGCGGAAGGCCACGATGTATCCCAATCCCTCCAGAATATCTCGCATCACCTCGAAATCCCGGACGATCGTCTCGCTCTCCACGAACGTCTTCACACCCTCGGCCTCCACTTCGGGCGGCTGCTTGAGTGTGAGCACGGCGGCGCGGTCCCTGCGCAATCGCAGCAGCACGCCTCTGTCGCGCAGGGTCCGTCCGGTGTCGTCAAAAACGAGGTTGCGCTCGAACCACCGCCCCTTCCGCTCTGCGCCCAAAACTTGTAGAGTCTCGCGGACGCGGTCCAGGTCCGCATCCACAAACTTGATTTCTGTCTCCAGGGCCATGCTTTCTCCGGTATGACGCGGCCCTATGTGGCCGTTAAACAGTCATTACGCAGGGTTTTCATATTCAACGAATGCAAGGCGCAATAAGGATCAAGGCCGAAACTCACTCTCAATACGTGCGGGATTGGTCTTTGTGAAGCAATGCAGCATCGGAACGTTTTTCAATAGCCTGATATGGGCAACGCGGATTCACACCATGCAGAAACTGGCATTCATCGCCCTGGCCGGCGCGCTCGGCAGCCTTTCCCGCTACGGCCTCGCAGGGCTCGTCCACCGGTTCGCCGGGGCAGGGTTTCCCTACGGGACGTTCGTGGTGAACATCATCGGCTCGTTCCTCTTCGGTCTTGTCTGGGGCTTCTCCGAGGGGCGGCTGGGGTTTTCGCCCGAACTGCGCATCATCCTCCTCACGGGGTTCATGGGCGCATTCACCACTTTTTCCACCTTCGCTTTCGAAAGCACGAGCATGCTGCGCACGGGGCAACTGCTGCCTTTCGCGGCCAACGTGGGCGGCCAGATCATAGTGGGATTCACCCTGCTCTGGCTGGGCCTCGCCCTCGGCAAGGCGATATAACGCCGCACGGAGAACCATCATGACAGAACCAACGATACCGGCCGAAGCGCAACGACTCATAATCTACATCGGTGAAGCGGACCGGCACAAGGGCCGCGCCCTGTACGAAGTGATCGTCGAAGCGGCGCGGCGTGAAGGAATGGCCGGCGCAACCGTGTTCCGCGGACTTTCCGGCTTTGGCGCGCACAGCCTTATGCACACGGCGAACATCCTTCGCCTTTCGGAGGACCTTCCGCTGCGCGTCGAAATCGTGGATGAAAAATCCAAAATCGAAGCGTTTCTGCCCCTGCTCGACGAGCTCATGCAAGGCGGGCTGATTACAATGGATCCGGTGCGGGTGATCTCCTACCGCCACAGGAACAGCGAGTAGCGAGCGTTTCTTCGATCTCCAGGCAGACCTCTGCCAACTGGTCGTTGAAAAAATCATTATCGCAGGCTGTTCAATAATGTTCGGATGCAAGGAGCGAAAAAGATCAAGGCCGAAGCGCACTATCAGTGCGTGGGGAATAATCTTTTTGAAGCGACACAGCACGCGGACGTTTTTCGACAGTTTGCTAGCGGCCGGCCGCACGGCGCACCACTTCCGCGGCAATGGCCCCCAGCGGCATCACCTTGTCCACGCCGCCCTTCTTGATCGCTTCCTGCGGCATGCCGAAAACCACGCAGGTAGCTTCGTCCTGGGCGATGGTGAAGGCGCCGGCGTCATGCATCTCCTTCATGCCATGGGCGCCGTCGTCGCCCATGCCGGTCATGATAACGGCCACGGCGTTCTTGCCCGCGTACCGCGCGGCGGACCGGAACAGCACATCCACCGAGGGTCGGTGCCGGCTCACCAGCGGACCGTCCTTGACCTCAACATAGTAGCGGGCGCCGCTGCGCTTGAGCAGCATGTGCCTGTTGCCCGGGGCGATGAGCGCCTGGCCGCGCAGCATGGTGTCCCCGTCCGCTGCTTCCCTCACCGTGACACGGCAGATGGTGTTCAGCCGGTTGGCGAAGGCGGCCGTGAACTTCTCCGGCATGTGCTGCACGATTGCCACGGCCGGCGCGTCCGAGGGCAATGTCGCCAGAAAGATGCGCAACGCCTCGGTGCCGCCCGTGGAAGCTCCCACGAGCACGACCTTCTCGGTCGTCTCCACCATGGCTCGTGAGCGGCC
This DNA window, taken from Oceanidesulfovibrio indonesiensis, encodes the following:
- a CDS encoding class IV adenylate cyclase yields the protein MALETEIKFVDADLDRVRETLQVLGAERKGRWFERNLVFDDTGRTLRDRGVLLRLRRDRAAVLTLKQPPEVEAEGVKTFVESETIVRDFEVMRDILEGLGYIVAFRYEKVREEWVYEGVHICLDNLPFGRFVELEGDREEILALAEELRLSLDTSSTATYHELNRIHRQENNLPPDESFVFDAPPDV
- the clpA gene encoding ATP-dependent Clp protease ATP-binding subunit ClpA yields the protein MLSKRLENVLTVAVREVRRRNHEYLTLEHLLYALVQEEQGKEILSNCGVDVSRLQNQLERFFVDHMEVIPELSTEVVQTLGVQRVLQRAILQMQSAGKEKVEVGDVLAALFDEDDSFAVYFLKSHGATRLDILEYISHHAPKSGGWKGDDSLEGKVDAGPGSKSKKNGSMLEQFTVNLVERAKAGSIDPLIGRDAEMERTVQVLARRRKNNPLFVGDPGVGKTAMAEGLALRIVNEEVPEQFHDAVIYMLDMGALLAGTKYRGDFEVRMKGVISELEKSPGAILFIDEIHTIVGAGATSGGTLDASNILKPFLASGSIRCIGSTTYEEYKNHFEKDRALSRRFQKVEISEPTVEQCVDILKGLRGYYEEYHGVRYTLPGIKAAVELSSRHINDRYLPDKAIDVIDEAGTLHKLNPGSKNTVSVNEIEKVVARMARIPAQRISATDKSRLGSLESDLKQVVYGQDSAVETICRSILRSRAGLKQHGRPTGSFLLYGPTGVGKTELAKQLASTLGVQFLRFDMSEYMEKHAVARLIGAPPGYVGFDQGGLLTDAIRKNPYTVLLLDEIEKAHPDLFNILLQVMDYATLTDNSGRKADFRHVILLMTTNAGAREMSTANLGFGTRGTEDMSFKGKEALEKLFSPEFRNRLDGMVSFAPLSKDIMERIVEKFVAEIEEQMKEKKVHLELAPKARTWLAEHGFDPAFGARPLGRLLQEEVKDRLAQEILFGCLQKGGTARIKLKPEKKRTKDDNLDFEFTAGSCAPKKAAKKPTKKTTQKRAKETVS
- a CDS encoding protein-glutamate methylesterase/protein-glutamine glutaminase encodes the protein MPSKKIKVLVVDDSALVRQALTDVLNSDPAIEVVGKAADPFAAAKLMEEVVPDVLTLDVEMPRMDGVTFLRKIMSQHPIPVVICSTLTETGAETTLRALEYGAVDIIQKPKLNTKQFIEESRIRICDAVKAAAKVSVKKISARPRVAQPKLTADAMIPEGRSRAMVETTEKVVLVGASTGGTEALRIFLATLPSDAPAVAIVQHMPEKFTAAFANRLNTICRVTVREAADGDTMLRGQALIAPGNRHMLLKRSGARYYVEVKDGPLVSRHRPSVDVLFRSAARYAGKNAVAVIMTGMGDDGAHGMKEMHDAGAFTIAQDEATCVVFGMPQEAIKKGGVDKVMPLGAIAAEVVRRAAGR
- a CDS encoding SGNH/GDSL hydrolase family protein, yielding MLVSNKARFLGHDFISDVLYDDIDNLESLLDATCFGYEPFTENYGFVLNSKGFRTKEYERKKPEGTYRIVFLGDSFTINSGPLPYEHHWVRHLDQWASERFGERVELINLGIPCSGPEFQKRLWEIEAASLEPDLVVHAFCTVNDYQDDVALKTQQGRNVGIEIGAETSFRESIFRALYKASAFVRMLHNVLKLQGVEQTADDLPTATMAPDEYDHGGFAVETRPFDPDQASYTESMYLTVNKAFLGWLHEDFREYFDQQAEGAHAALRAMYDSIRASGATLLVVIVPGEHQVDQEFFNVVIDSMGLPAEEFDLELPQVTLRNMLDEEGIPYIDLLDTFRQAHSGPNSLYILRDSHWNPAGNALAAETIEPVLEQIITRDMMAEASTP
- a CDS encoding acyltransferase; translated protein: MSKTATHAANTVGPQDLPEPPSSGRHPQRIYYLDMLRVLAIFAVVAIHAIGLSHMDTSDLDAWWIGHTIITFSYYCVPVLVMISGAMLLSPGKQMPLLKFYRKRLPKIVIPLAVWSFFYYLCDIHIHDRNFWFPTYFKRLMSVGLEGHLWFLYMITGLYLMTPFIRAMLSEDEKNNTMRTATSFLLVYAVFSTLLFFFEVYYQIPPYSFLSEAVFSLYIFYFILGHVLHRVEIPRALGLMLSPAVFFISAIITYYGHYRYAVVLETTRPYFFNHGAPFIMLMGASFFIFFKSLRYKDSPFMRIVIQLSSVSYGIYLCHVLVLKFLNGELLPIFDGTIFSPFTPRSFEPFLSGPLLIIVAYLLSLGIALGFQRSKYLRWMVP
- a CDS encoding ATP-dependent Clp protease adaptor ClpS: MTTPYNRPEFEPEIGLEEEVGEPRKYKVLLHNDDYTTMDFVIRVLMEIFRKSETEATHIMLTIHEKGVGTCGIYPAEVAETKINEVHSRARREGFPLRASMEEV
- a CDS encoding fluoride efflux transporter FluC, translated to MQKLAFIALAGALGSLSRYGLAGLVHRFAGAGFPYGTFVVNIIGSFLFGLVWGFSEGRLGFSPELRIILLTGFMGAFTTFSTFAFESTSMLRTGQLLPFAANVGGQIIVGFTLLWLGLALGKAI
- the aat gene encoding leucyl/phenylalanyl-tRNA--protein transferase codes for the protein MAIFYLPKSGVGFPDPQGADPDGLLAVGGDLSPRRLIAAYALGIFPWYHQGSPILWWSPDPRCVLEPGGLALNRRLTRTLRQRNYAVTLDTAFDRVIRACAEVCRRGEYGTWITSEMLEAYTTLHHAGLVHSVEVWNDAGELVGGLYGVALGRAFFGESMFHTADDASKAGLVCLVRLLEERGFHLMDCQQTTAHMLRFGAHEIPRCEFNERLTRAVREKTYRGPWTSWIPDPENPPRS
- a CDS encoding DUF190 domain-containing protein, which gives rise to MTEPTIPAEAQRLIIYIGEADRHKGRALYEVIVEAARREGMAGATVFRGLSGFGAHSLMHTANILRLSEDLPLRVEIVDEKSKIEAFLPLLDELMQGGLITMDPVRVISYRHRNSE